One window from the genome of Eublepharis macularius isolate TG4126 chromosome 15, MPM_Emac_v1.0, whole genome shotgun sequence encodes:
- the LOC129343553 gene encoding phospholipase A2 inhibitor and Ly6/PLAUR domain-containing protein-like gives MMRTSVTLFIFAVLLAVAKPGFAIQCRTCTGINLDCFGSLMNCASEYDICGSLFIEATLLGKTVTTTKRSCTTQKSCVPGDIFMHLANGYLETGSSICCTTDDCNAANLTVPARNETLNGIQCPYCVAEGSQTCKDETINCTGLETQCFTRQIGSITHKGCASKSFCANSQSIVITEKLYTVISSQWISCKAASEEQDVPGRASKVLQSTQIYLQIFVGFLIANSFFQCLF, from the exons ATGATGAGAACTTCCGTCACCCTTTTCATCTTTGCTGTTCTACTTGCTGTCGCTAAGCCAG GGTTTGCCATTCAGTGCCGGACCTGCACAGGCATAAATCTAGACTGTTTCGGCTCCCTCATGAACTGCGCCTCTGAATATGATATCTGTGGTTCACTTTTCATTGAAGCTACACTGT TAGGAAAGACAGTGACAACTACAAAAAGATCATGTACGACACAAAAGAGCTGTGTTCCTGGGGATATATTTATGCATCTTGCAAATGGATATCTGGAGACTGGGAGCAGCATTTGCTGTACAACCGATGACTGCAACGCAGCAAATCTTACAG TACCAGCACGGAATGAAACCCTGAACGGAATACAGTGCCCTTACTGTGTCGCTGAGGGCTCCCAGACATGCAAAGACGAGACCATCAATTGCACTGGGTTGGAAACTCAATGCTTCACCAGGCAGATCG GTTCCATCACCCACAAGGGCTGCGCCTCCAAATCTTTCTGTGCTAATAGTCAATCAATTGTCATTACTGAAAAGCTTTATACGGTAATATCTTCTCAATGGATAAGCTGTAAAGCAGCTTCTGAAGAACAAGATGTCCCAGGAAGAGCAAGTAAAGTGCTGCAATCAACCCAGATCTACCTCCAAATCTTTGTTGGATTTCTGATCGCAAATAGTTTCTTCCAGTGTCTTTTTTAG